Proteins from a genomic interval of Rosa chinensis cultivar Old Blush chromosome 2, RchiOBHm-V2, whole genome shotgun sequence:
- the LOC112188361 gene encoding uncharacterized membrane protein At3g27390 yields MEPPTGFLATLWNFICFLPYFIGLLLLGTVKGIFFCPLICLIIGVGNTAIILGLWPVHIVWTYYCILSAKQFGPVLKIVVCITILPLQLILWPVVGIVGSVLGGAAYGLLSPVFETFQAVGEGKTNQLYHCFYDGTVSTVKGSFTVVRDFKDVCYHTYFSVMDDLKSQGPPKYYEIRLLYLPGAVLAGVLGFMVDMPLISFIAIYKSPYMLFKGWHRLFHDLIGREGPFLETICVPFAGLAILVWPLAVVGAVLASMVASIFHGAYAGVVVYQESSLWMGLRFIIASLAIYDEYSNDILDMPEGSCFPRLTYRKKAESLPTTSRAPSFSKHRSLKNAPSFNNAMIELKPLEVMDSLFRECKRYGEILFSEGTITRQDLEDAKSSKGSRVISTGLPACCLLQTLLRSAKANSAGILLIDNCTEITSSNRPKDTIFDWFLNPLLIIKDQIKAEKLTESEEYYLGKLVLLSGDPVRLKNSNIGSPPDSERKQAELDALARRLQGITKSISRYPTYRRRFEELVKALSDELGQNNDGSIKPTSGPNTIARSKSAFARLFTQKSFSFTSKTSNHGGDPESQEVERDVTIA; encoded by the exons atggaacctccaactgggttTTTGGCTACGCTGTGGAACTTCATCTGTTTTCTGCCTTACTTTATtgggcttcttcttcttggcacGGTTAAAG GAATTTTCTTCTGTCCATTGATTTGCCTTATCATTGGAGTTGGAAACACCGCTATCATATTGGGTCTTTGGCCTGTTCACATTGTTTGGACCTATTATTGCATCTTGAG CGCTAAACAATTTGGGCCAGTTCTGAAGATTGTTGTCTGCATAACTATACTACCTCTCCAATTGATCTTGTGGCCGGTGGTTGGAATTGTTGGAAGTGTATTGGGCGGAGCAGCATATGGCTTACTTTCACCAGTATTTGAAACTTTTCAAGCTGTTGGAGAAGGGAAGACCAATCAGTTGTACCACTGCTTTTAC GATGGAACTGTAAGCACGGTTAAGGGAAGCTTCACTGTTGTGAGGGATTTTAAGGATGTCTGTTACCATACATACTTCTCAGTTATGGATGACCTGAAAAGTCAAGGTCCTCCAAAATATTATGAAATCAG GTTGCTTTATCTTCCTGGGGCTGTTCTAGCAGGGGTCCTTGGTTTCATGGTTGATATGCCATTGATCTCATTTATTGCCATTTACAAAAGCCCATACATGCTCTTCAAGGGGTGGCACCGTTTGTTTCATGACCTTATTGGTCGGGAGGGCCCTTTCTTGGAAACAATATGTGTTCCGTTTGCAGGTCTTGCTATCCTAGTCTGGCCATTGGCTGTTGTTGGGGCAGTTTTGGCATCTATGGTGGCTAGCATATTTCATGGTGCTTATGCTGGAGTGGTAGTTTATCAG GAGTCCTCTCTTTGGATGGGGCTTCGCTTTATCATTGCATCCTTAGCCATATATGATGAATACAGCAATGATATCCTTGACATGCCAGAAGGATCCTGCTTTCCAAG GCTAACCTACCGAAAAAAGGCTGAATCGCTTCCAACCACCTCTCGCGCACCTTCTTTCTCAAAGCATAGATCTTTGAAAAATGCTCCCTCATTCAATAATGCTATGATTGAGTTGAAGCCCCTTGAG GTAATGGATAGCTTATTTAGGGAGTGCAAACGATATGGGGAAATCCTGTTTTCTGAAGGAACAATAACTCGTCAAGACCTCGAAGATGCCAAGTCTAGTAAAGGAAGTAGAGTTATTAGCACTGGCTTGCCAGCTTGTTGCCTTCTTCAGACACTCTTGCGATCTGCAAAAGCCAATTCGGCGGGCATATTGTTAA TTGACAACTGTACTGAGATAACTAGCTCAAACAGACCAAAAGACACAATCTTTGATTGGTTTCTCAACCCCCTCTTGATCATCAAGGATCAGATCAAAGCAGAAAAGCTTACTGAGTCAGAAGAGTACTACCTCGGCAAATTAGTTCTATTGAGTGGTGATCCTGTGAGGTTGAAAAACTCAAACATCGGCTCACCACCTGATTCAGAACGTAAACAAGCTGAACTTGATGCATTGGCTCGAAG GCTCCAAGGTATTACTAAATCAATCTCAAGATACCCAACTTATAGGCGCCGGTTTGAGGAGCTTGTCAAAGCCTTATCTGATGAACTTGGCCAGAATAATGATGGTAGTATCAAACCAACCAGCGGCCCCAATACCATTGCAAGATCAAAGAGTGCCTTTGCCCGGTTGTTCACCCAGAAATCTTTTAGTTTTACAAGCAAAACAAGCAATCACGGGGGTGATCCAGAGTCACAAGAAGTCGAAAGAGATGTGACCATTGCATAG
- the LOC112185313 gene encoding putative F-box protein At1g65770 yields the protein MRKHERDYGVSSSIANKHKTDENPKEVRPTLPKSKHKHARDSGDSSSIAKKKLKTEVEVSSSGEGNPLACLPPDVSFMILDKLFEPTDHLSFARVCKDWCSISRNYNIATQRWHKKGKLLPLFLVSTESESTGKTTNHELEAYNVSSGKRCYDNIHFPVTHGKRCCGSSHGWLAILDIEGICLSITLVHPFQKSVEAIKLPLLDFMTTKSLQYYDINHLKNTYQEYIRKVILSSDPILNRDNYVVVVLYGYGGSKLAFIKGGQQRWTYPDRRQSCLKDAIFYRNQVYAVGGGDGNEKILSFDVNSCNKPSKPPKANQRTPNNVLKKCAASSYLVESVEGDHLWHVRRLVSYSRRADKYIERFMVYKVAFEDKDGSVVEQVEVQSIGDETLFVGASHSIAILASNFPGCKPNSIYYATEEPYCFGDPDHKTYHISSLDDGTITEYQQNLRRHPSLHLGIPCGVWILPMFKGLF from the coding sequence ATGAGAAAGCACGAGAGGGACTATGGGGTTTCTAGTTCAATTGCAAATAAGCACAAGACAGACGAGAACCCAAAAGAGGTCCGACCAACACTGCCAAAGTCCAAGCACAAGCATGCAAGAGATTCTGGGGATTCTAGTTCAATCGCAAAGAAGAAGCTGAAAACTGAAGTAGAAGTCTCTTCAAGTGGGGAAGGGAACCCACTGGCATGTCTTCCTCCAGATGTTTCCTTTATGATTCTTGATAAGTTGTTCGAACCCACCGACCATCTTTCTTTCGCTAGGGTTTGCAAAGATTGGTGCTCTATTTCAAGAAACTATAATATTGCAACTCAACGCTGGCACAAGAAGGGCAAGTTGCTTCCCCTTTTCTTGGTAAGTACTGAATCCGAATCGACAGGAAAGACTACCAACCATGAACTCGAAGCATATAACGTTTCTAGTGGAAAAAGATGTTACGATAATATTCATTTTCCGGTCACTCATGGAAAGAGGTGTTGTGGTTCTAGCCATGGTTGGTTGGCCATATTAGATATAGAAGGCATATGTCTCTCCATAACTCTGGTGCACCCTTTCCAAAAATCAGTGGAAGCCATCAAACTCCCTCTTTTGGATTTCATGACGACCAAGTCGTTGCAGTACTATGACATTAACCACTTAAAGAACACCTACCAAGAATACATTCGAAAGGTTATCTTGTCCTCCGATCCCATCTTGAATCGGGATAATTATGTTGTTGTTGTGCTCTACGGTTATGGTGGTTCAAAGTTGGCTTTCATCAAAGGAGGACAACAAAGATGGACTTATCCCGATAGGCGTCAAAGCTGCCTTAAGGATGCCATATTTTATAGAAACCAAGTTTATGCAGTTGGCGGAGGCGATGGAAATGAAAAAATCCTCTCATTTGATGTTAATAGTTGTAAtaaaccttcaaagcctccaaaaGCAAACCAGCGTACGCCTAATAATGTCCTAAAAAAATGCGCTGCTAGTTCATATCTTGTGGAATCAGTCGAGGGAGACCACCTATGGCATGTTAGAAGACTAGTTTCTTATTCAAGGAGAGCCGATAAGTACATTGAGAGGTTTATGGTTTACAAGGTGGCGTTTGAGGACAAAGATGGATCGGTTGTGGAACAAGTAGAGGTACAAAGCATCGGAGACGAGACTCTGTTTGTGGGTGCATCTCATTCAATAGCCATCCTGGCTTCGAACTTTCCTGGGTGTAAGCCAAATTCCATATACTATGCCACAGAGGAGCCGTATTGTTTTGGAGATCCGGACCACAAAACCTATCATATATCTAGTCTAGATGATGGAACCATCACggaatatcagcaaaacctacGCCGGCATCCAAGTTTACATTTAGGAATTCCATGTGGAGTTTGGATTCTACCAATGTTTAAGGGACTATTCTAG
- the LOC112189350 gene encoding BAG family molecular chaperone regulator 3 has translation MMKLRSKRFCRSFSSSKIKAGTDQKGQFEAKAIKVDGEIKWELRPGGMLVQRRETQNAGEGMITVKVSTVSQWHDISVEPTSTFGELKMILSLVMGMEAREQRLLYKGKEREDGEYLHMVGVRDKEKVLLLQDPAMKEMKQMLHGNNIATSTCSRTISV, from the exons atgatgaagctGAGGTCAAAGAGGTTCTGCAGAAGCTTCAGCAGCTCTAAGATTAAGGCGGGGACTGATCAGAAGGGTCAGTTTGAAGCTAAGGCCATCAAGGTTGATGGTGAAATCAAGTGGGAGCTTCGACCGGGAGGCATGCTTGTTCAGAGGAGGGAGACTCAAAACGCCGGAGAGGGCATGATCACCGTTAAGGTCTCCACTGTTTCGCAGTGGCATGACATCTCCGTCGAACCCACTTCTACTTTCG GCGAATTAAAAATGATACTGTCATTGGTGATGGGTATGGAGGCAAGAGAGCAAAGGCTGTTGTACaaggggaaagagagagaggatggtgAATACCTACACATGGTTGGTGTTAGAGACAAAGAGAAGGTGTTGTTACTCCAAGATCCAGCTATGAAGGAGATGAAGCAGATGCTTCATGGAAATAACATTGCAACTTCTACTTGCAGTCGCACCATTAGTGTATGA
- the LOC112188363 gene encoding mavicyanin, with translation MAAFKTSLFWLVIFISLGNSLVFSAFEFQVGGTQGWIVPPTNDSKVYNDWASENRFQIGNAIRFKYKKDSVMEVTEEDYKKCNSSHPNFFSNNGNTVYRFDHSGSFYFISGAAGHCEKGQRMIVKVMSTDEESPLGKKSAGYRAAVYELGVSKLVFVQFVLFYVASLVF, from the exons ATGGCTGCTTTTAAAACAAGTTTGTTCTGGCTCGTCATTTTCATCTCTCTTGGGAACTCGTTGGTTTTCTCAGCTTTTGAGTTCCAGGTTGGTGGAACTCAAGGTTGGATCGTCCCTCCAACCAATGACAGCAAGGTCTACAACGACTGGGCCTCAGAAAACAGGTTCCAAATCGGCAACGCCATCC GTTTTAAGTACAAGAAGGACTCGGTGATGGAGGTGACGGAAGAGGACTACAAGAAGTGCAATTCAAGTCATCCCAACTTCTTCTCCAACAATGGAAACACTGTCTACAGGTTTGACCATTCGGGGTCGTTTTACTTCATCAGTGGGGCAGCCGGACACTGCGAAAAGGGGCAGAGGATGATCGTTAAGGTCATGTCGACCGATGAGGAGTCTCCGTTGGGCAAGAAATCGGCTGGCTATCGTGCTGCGGTTTACGAGCTTGGAGTGTCCAAACTTGTGTTTGTTCAGTTTGTTTTGTTCTATGTTGCTTCTTTAGTGTTCTAG